A region from the Citrobacter telavivensis genome encodes:
- a CDS encoding L-ribulose-5-phosphate 3-epimerase codes for MRSHPLGIYEKALPRNTSWVEKLALAKSCGFDFVEMSVDESEERLARLDWSLAERMEIISAIQKTGVRIPTLCLSAHRRFPFGSHDSDTRLQARTIMQKALRLAQDLGIRTIQLAGYDVYYEPQNDDTIALFEDAMAWVAEQAAAAQVMCAVEIMDTPFINSISKWKVLDAKINSPWFTVYPDVGNLTAWGNELESELAKGIDRIAAIHLKDTFPVTPDSPGQFRDVPFGEGCVDFVKLFRILRRLNYRGTFLIEMWTEKSPEPLLEIIHARQWIESKMQAAGWHDERALIAG; via the coding sequence ATGCGTAGCCATCCATTAGGTATTTATGAAAAGGCGCTTCCCAGGAACACCAGTTGGGTAGAAAAACTGGCGCTGGCGAAATCATGCGGGTTTGATTTTGTTGAAATGTCAGTCGATGAAAGCGAAGAGCGCCTGGCTCGTCTGGACTGGTCGCTTGCCGAGCGCATGGAAATCATTAGCGCCATTCAGAAAACCGGCGTGCGTATTCCGACCCTGTGTTTATCGGCGCACCGCCGTTTCCCGTTTGGCAGTCACGATAGCGACACCCGCCTGCAAGCGCGAACGATCATGCAAAAAGCATTACGGCTGGCGCAGGATTTGGGCATTCGAACCATCCAGCTTGCCGGGTATGACGTCTATTACGAGCCGCAGAATGACGACACTATCGCCTTGTTTGAGGATGCGATGGCCTGGGTGGCGGAGCAGGCCGCCGCTGCGCAGGTGATGTGCGCTGTGGAAATTATGGATACTCCCTTTATTAACTCCATCAGCAAATGGAAAGTGCTGGATGCAAAAATCAATTCTCCGTGGTTTACCGTTTACCCCGATGTTGGCAATCTCACCGCATGGGGCAATGAGCTGGAGAGTGAGTTGGCGAAAGGTATTGACCGGATTGCCGCCATCCATCTTAAAGATACCTTTCCGGTGACGCCGGATTCCCCAGGGCAGTTCCGCGATGTCCCCTTTGGTGAAGGATGCGTAGATTTCGTGAAGCTCTTCAGAATATTACGCCGTCTGAACTATAGGGGCACTTTCCTGATTGAAATGTGGACAGAAAAATCCCCTGAACCGTTACTGGAAATTATCCACGCGCGCCAGTGGATAGAAAGCAAGATGCAGGCGGCGGGGTGGCACGACGAGCGGGCATTGATCGCAGGATAA
- a CDS encoding carbohydrate kinase, with translation MDHYFMGIDLGGTVTKAGIYTAEGREITVAAQTLSLLSPQAGFCERDMEALWAATCDVIRRALVESHLSAEQINGIGFSSHGKGLYLVDKSGRPVRNGIVSSDSRAQSLVADWKAQDIDRLAYPHSFQQLWPSHPAALLRWLKQHEPERYARTGYVLMAHDYIRYRLTAELTCEETNISGSQLFNLQRNDFDPALFTLFGIEEMMDCMPKVIGSAELAGVVTTDAAALCGLNAGTPVFGGVFDVVGAAMTSGVYDSTQLSAVAGTWSIATRVFDDIIPADYPYVWGKFSIPGHYFAHEGSPTSASNLTWFIQHFLPELQDDHDTLNQWAARGYEKPDSILFFPWLYGSNYGDSLSGGFFGLGGHHDAADLVYGIYQGIVFSHLLHQDKLLQLGEGIQTIRFTGGPTHSRIWMQMFCDASNLPLEIVDVEQSGCRAAAMCAAVGTGDYPGFEQAIKATLPPVIRLEPDAKKHGMLRRRFERFKRVADALSTVERE, from the coding sequence ATGGACCATTACTTTATGGGCATTGATTTGGGCGGCACCGTCACCAAGGCGGGAATCTACACTGCCGAGGGTAGAGAAATCACGGTGGCTGCTCAAACCTTATCGTTACTCAGCCCACAGGCAGGATTCTGCGAACGCGATATGGAGGCCCTTTGGGCGGCAACGTGTGACGTTATCCGGCGTGCGCTGGTTGAAAGTCATCTGTCGGCGGAACAGATTAACGGAATTGGTTTTTCCTCACACGGTAAAGGACTTTATCTGGTCGATAAGTCAGGAAGGCCCGTACGCAACGGGATTGTCTCTTCGGATTCCCGGGCACAGTCTCTGGTTGCGGACTGGAAAGCGCAGGATATCGACCGTCTGGCATATCCGCATAGCTTTCAGCAGTTATGGCCTTCACATCCGGCGGCATTGCTGAGGTGGCTGAAACAGCACGAGCCGGAGCGTTATGCGCGTACGGGTTATGTGTTGATGGCCCACGATTACATTCGTTATCGTTTGACGGCGGAATTGACCTGCGAAGAAACCAATATTTCGGGAAGTCAGTTATTTAATTTGCAGCGTAATGATTTCGATCCTGCGCTGTTCACCCTGTTCGGCATAGAAGAGATGATGGATTGCATGCCGAAAGTGATTGGCTCCGCTGAACTGGCAGGGGTTGTCACCACGGACGCCGCCGCGTTATGCGGGTTAAACGCAGGAACGCCGGTATTTGGCGGGGTGTTTGATGTCGTTGGCGCGGCAATGACTTCCGGCGTCTATGACAGCACGCAGCTTAGCGCGGTTGCCGGAACGTGGTCGATTGCCACCCGCGTTTTTGATGACATTATCCCGGCAGACTATCCGTATGTATGGGGTAAATTCAGTATTCCGGGGCACTATTTTGCCCACGAAGGCAGCCCCACTTCTGCCAGCAATCTGACCTGGTTTATTCAGCACTTTTTACCGGAACTGCAGGATGACCACGACACGCTTAACCAGTGGGCGGCGCGTGGGTATGAGAAACCCGATAGCATTCTGTTTTTCCCCTGGCTATACGGTTCGAATTATGGCGATTCACTGAGTGGCGGATTCTTCGGGCTCGGAGGCCACCACGACGCGGCAGACCTCGTTTACGGTATCTATCAGGGGATTGTGTTCTCGCACTTACTGCATCAGGACAAACTGTTGCAGCTCGGAGAAGGTATTCAAACGATTCGTTTCACCGGCGGCCCTACGCATTCACGTATCTGGATGCAGATGTTTTGCGATGCCAGCAATTTGCCGCTTGAAATTGTCGACGTTGAGCAGTCCGGCTGCCGGGCGGCGGCGATGTGTGCGGCTGTAGGTACGGGTGATTATCCTGGGTTTGAGCAGGCCATTAAAGCGACCCTGCCGCCGGTGATTCGTCTGGAACCGGATGCGAAGAAGCACGGCATGTTGCGTCGCCGGTTCGAACGGTTTAAGCGTGTCGCCGATGCGCTGAGTACTGTCGAACGCGAATAA
- the oxyR gene encoding DNA-binding transcriptional regulator OxyR: MNIRDLEYLVALAEHRHFRRAADSCHVSQPTLSGQIRKLEDELGVMLLERTSRKVLFTQAGLLLVDQARTVLREVKVLKEMASQQGETMSGPLHIGLIPTVGPYLLPHIIPMLHQTFPKLEMYLHEAQTHQLLAQLDSGKLDCVILALVKESEAFIEVPLFDEPMLLAIYEDHPWANRECVPMSDLAGEKLLMLEDGHCLRDQAMGFCFEAGADEDTHFRATSLETLRNMVAAGSGITLLPALAVPQERKRDGVVYLPCIKPEPRRTVGLVYRPGSPLRSRYEQLAEAIRGAMDGHFDNALKKAV, from the coding sequence ATGAATATTCGTGATCTTGAATACCTGGTGGCATTAGCCGAACATCGCCACTTTCGGCGCGCGGCGGACTCTTGTCATGTCAGTCAGCCAACGCTGAGCGGTCAAATCCGCAAGCTGGAAGATGAACTGGGCGTGATGCTGCTGGAGCGTACGAGTCGTAAAGTGCTATTCACCCAGGCAGGTTTACTGCTGGTGGATCAGGCACGCACCGTGCTGCGTGAGGTCAAAGTGCTCAAGGAGATGGCAAGCCAACAGGGCGAGACCATGTCAGGTCCGCTGCACATTGGTTTGATTCCCACCGTTGGTCCTTATCTGCTGCCGCATATTATTCCGATGCTGCACCAGACTTTCCCGAAGCTGGAAATGTATCTGCATGAAGCGCAGACCCATCAGTTGCTGGCACAGCTGGATAGCGGCAAGCTCGATTGCGTGATCCTGGCGCTGGTGAAAGAGAGTGAGGCATTTATTGAAGTGCCGCTGTTCGATGAGCCGATGCTGCTGGCGATCTATGAGGATCACCCGTGGGCGAATCGCGAATGCGTGCCGATGTCCGATCTGGCAGGCGAAAAACTGCTGATGCTGGAGGACGGTCACTGTCTGCGCGATCAGGCGATGGGTTTCTGCTTCGAAGCGGGCGCTGACGAAGACACCCACTTCCGCGCGACCAGTCTGGAAACGCTGCGTAACATGGTAGCGGCGGGAAGCGGTATTACGTTGCTGCCGGCGCTGGCGGTTCCACAGGAACGCAAGCGCGATGGCGTCGTGTATCTGCCCTGCATTAAGCCTGAACCGCGTCGCACAGTGGGGCTGGTTTATCGTCCGGGTTCACCCCTGCGCAGTCGCTATGAGCAACTGGCAGAGGCCATCCGTGGTGCAATGGATGGCCATTTCGACAATGCGTTAAAAAAGGCGGTTTAA